A genomic stretch from Photobacterium atrarenae includes:
- a CDS encoding PoNe immunity protein domain-containing protein, whose product MLRDTRRPHDYFSELLTDLDEAIEETQQALDEDEFPLPAEQVDAAQQLYQLAIMRAVAHYSAGATRAQLKPVVESILPLRRQLKDKADALPDEHQVYRRPFEQFGLQAKADGSDNVNRYIYALWWLSLLVACQVDSSHIAAALDLINNSGRDALLDRVAISLGDSRRDSGAGLLYPERYQPLYDAFDAAPEQRPALVRTFLESWYANNADTDWYESHLCDCEFVYTDYYTGYWCFEALLVANLLNIDDKLLKTHPHYPKDLALSAG is encoded by the coding sequence ATGTTGCGCGATACAAGACGTCCACATGACTATTTTTCTGAATTATTAACGGATCTGGACGAAGCCATTGAGGAAACGCAGCAGGCGTTGGACGAGGATGAATTTCCCTTGCCGGCGGAGCAGGTGGATGCTGCGCAGCAGCTATACCAGCTGGCCATCATGCGTGCAGTCGCTCATTACTCTGCCGGGGCTACCAGAGCACAGTTAAAGCCTGTCGTCGAAAGCATCTTGCCACTGCGCCGTCAGTTAAAGGATAAAGCCGACGCATTGCCGGATGAACATCAGGTTTACCGCCGTCCGTTTGAACAATTTGGTCTGCAGGCGAAGGCTGACGGCTCAGACAATGTGAACCGTTACATTTATGCGCTATGGTGGCTATCGCTCTTAGTCGCGTGTCAGGTGGACAGCTCCCACATCGCAGCGGCGCTGGACCTCATCAATAACTCTGGCCGAGACGCCTTACTTGACCGGGTCGCTATATCCCTGGGCGATAGCCGCCGTGACTCCGGGGCAGGGCTGTTGTATCCTGAGCGTTACCAGCCCCTCTACGATGCCTTTGATGCAGCGCCGGAGCAACGACCGGCGCTTGTTCGGACATTTTTAGAAAGCTGGTATGCCAATAATGCGGATACCGACTGGTATGAAAGTCATCTGTGTGACTGCGAATTTGTCTACACCGACTATTACACGGGTTACTGGTGCTTTGAGGCCCTGTTGGTGGCGAACCTGCTGAATATAGATGACAAGTTGTTGAAGACTCATCCTCACTATCCAAAAGATTTGGCTTTAAGCGCCGGTTAG
- a CDS encoding PoNe immunity protein domain-containing protein, translating to MVIRDTLKDKAYFDESVEFRLEWIDDRRNGLKSKEKLPPYRKMLHAFRIVNNLLELMHARYSRGDDIAAMREDLCLTLEYREWQKHYADALSEDEQSKRVGREELREDYMEQFLKWFAFAYCVGMGDSYYRKMLDLTGNKGLDILFDSIAVKLGDTERPIGGKLLYPKRFKPLYQVIDAEPAQRPELMKAYLDAWYDLIGRPDYHLMDTDAYDGYWCWEAALVVKLYDIDDSSFSDHPYYPVDLVHYKES from the coding sequence GTGGTGATAAGAGATACGTTAAAAGATAAAGCCTACTTTGATGAAAGTGTAGAGTTTCGACTTGAGTGGATTGATGATCGTAGAAATGGGCTAAAAAGTAAGGAAAAATTGCCGCCTTATCGAAAAATGCTACATGCTTTTAGAATAGTAAATAATTTACTTGAGCTAATGCATGCACGCTATTCACGTGGTGATGATATTGCGGCAATGCGGGAGGATTTATGTTTAACCTTAGAATATCGTGAATGGCAGAAACACTATGCTGATGCATTGTCAGAAGATGAGCAGTCAAAGCGGGTTGGTAGAGAAGAGCTTCGAGAAGATTACATGGAGCAATTTTTGAAATGGTTTGCGTTTGCTTATTGTGTGGGAATGGGGGACTCCTACTATCGGAAAATGCTGGACCTAACAGGGAACAAGGGACTGGATATCTTGTTTGACAGCATTGCGGTCAAGCTTGGCGATACAGAGCGCCCGATAGGCGGCAAACTGCTATATCCTAAGCGTTTCAAGCCGTTGTACCAAGTGATTGATGCTGAGCCGGCACAGCGACCAGAGCTGATGAAGGCCTACCTCGATGCTTGGTATGATTTGATTGGTCGTCCGGACTACCATTTGATGGATACTGATGCTTACGATGGCTATTGGTGCTGGGAAGCGGCATTAGTGGTGAAACTCTATGACATTGACGACAGCAGTTTCAGTGATCACCCATACTATCCTGTTGACTTAGTACATTACAAGGAGTCGTAA